A region of Moorena producens PAL-8-15-08-1 DNA encodes the following proteins:
- a CDS encoding phage tail protein, whose translation MAQFSVNAERFDPYKNFKFRVKWDGNYVAGVSKVGALSRSTEVIEHRTGGDPSSSRLSPGQTKYEAITLERGVTHDPAFEQWANKVWNYGSGLGSEVSLKDFRKDIIIEVMNEAGQVAIAYKVYRCWVSEFQALPELDASGNEIAIQSIQLQNEGWERDYDVTEPTEPSFTEPA comes from the coding sequence ATGGCTCAATTTTCAGTAAATGCAGAACGATTTGACCCCTATAAAAACTTCAAATTTCGGGTCAAATGGGATGGGAACTACGTAGCAGGAGTTAGTAAAGTTGGTGCCTTAAGTCGGAGCACCGAAGTGATAGAACATCGCACAGGGGGAGACCCCAGCAGTTCCCGATTATCCCCAGGACAAACTAAGTACGAAGCAATTACATTAGAACGGGGGGTAACCCACGACCCAGCCTTTGAACAATGGGCTAATAAGGTCTGGAACTACGGTTCCGGTTTGGGATCGGAAGTGTCCTTGAAGGACTTCCGCAAGGATATCATTATCGAGGTGATGAACGAAGCCGGACAGGTAGCGATCGCTTATAAAGTATATCGCTGCTGGGTATCGGAATTCCAAGCATTACCAGAGTTGGATGCAAGCGGCAACGAAATCGCAATCCAGAGCATTCAACTGCAAAATGAAGGATGGGAACGTGACTATGACGTGACGGAACCGACAGAACCCAGTTTCACTGAACCGGCATAG
- a CDS encoding phage baseplate protein: MTLLSFACPEKPRATLATMSIGQRDAYLLTLREITFGEQMNSWVNCPECSERLEFTMKTSQMRLVELREPEAEQYIINVGEWELHYRLPNSWDLAGIVGSKDDEKAARQLRQNCLVGASRWGQKWGYNDLPEDVIEKMVEAIAAADPQIEILLDLDCPACSHNWQVMLDIVWFIWKEISAKAQRILEEVHLLARFYGWREADILSMSTLRRQYYLSLVG; encoded by the coding sequence TTGACTCTTTTGAGTTTTGCTTGTCCGGAAAAGCCGAGGGCAACCCTGGCTACTATGAGTATCGGACAGCGGGACGCTTATTTATTAACCCTACGAGAAATCACCTTCGGGGAGCAAATGAATAGTTGGGTAAACTGTCCCGAATGTAGCGAACGGTTAGAGTTTACCATGAAAACATCCCAGATGCGCTTGGTAGAACTGCGGGAACCAGAAGCAGAACAGTATATAATCAACGTCGGGGAGTGGGAGTTGCACTATAGATTGCCGAATAGCTGGGACTTGGCTGGAATAGTGGGAAGCAAAGATGATGAGAAAGCGGCCAGACAGCTGAGGCAAAACTGTTTGGTGGGAGCAAGCCGATGGGGACAAAAGTGGGGGTATAATGACCTGCCAGAGGACGTGATCGAAAAAATGGTAGAGGCAATAGCAGCAGCAGACCCCCAAATAGAAATACTATTAGATCTAGATTGTCCAGCTTGCAGTCACAATTGGCAGGTAATGTTAGATATAGTTTGGTTTATTTGGAAAGAAATCAGTGCCAAAGCCCAGAGGATTCTCGAGGAAGTACACCTGTTAGCCCGATTTTATGGATGGCGAGAGGCGGATATCTTATCTATGAGTACGCTCCGACGACAATATTATTTAAGTTTAGTGGGCTAA